The Coffea arabica cultivar ET-39 chromosome 9e, Coffea Arabica ET-39 HiFi, whole genome shotgun sequence genome has a window encoding:
- the LOC140014638 gene encoding uncharacterized protein — MDEEITFGPRDAVPLASGNHETIVIDVVTNNYRVKKVYVDQGSAVNILFYRVFKEFGLEEEQLTPVRTPLVGFTGPPINSEGMITLMVTVGQAPKCRTIPVNFVVVKQQSPYNVFLGRPALNALRAIPSSLHLSVKFPPPGGIAEVHEDSEVAISCYLVMLRGQEKLGIQDEVEEFPLREDRPDRILRIGASLPSEEKEGLKALLLEYSQVFAWTVENMSGILTDLAIHRLNVDPRFKPVKQKKRSFAPERNEVIRKEVGKLLESKIILEVYYPTWLANPVLVKKEDQS, encoded by the exons ATGGATGAGGAGATCACCTTCGGACCAAGGGATGCGGTTCCCCTGGCGTCTGGAAACCACGAGACCATCGTGATAGACGTCGTAACCAATAACTATCGGGTGAAGAAAGTGTACGTCGACCAGGGGAGCGCGGTGAACATCCTGTTTTACCGGGTGTTCAAGGAGTTCGGCTTGGAGGAGGAACAGCTAACCCCGGTTCGGACACCCCTGGTGGGCTTCACCGGACCGCCCATCAATTCGGAGGGGATGATCACCCTGATGGTCACGGTAGGGCAGGCGCCCAAATGCCGGACCATCCCCGTCAACTTCGTGGTGGTCAAACAACAATCCCCATACAACGTGTTCTTGGGACGGCCCGCCTTGAATGCCCTCCGAGCTATCCCCTCGTCTCTCCACCTTAGCGTCAAATTCCCTCCCCCGGGAGGAATAGCTGAGGTGCATGAAGATTCAGAGGTGGCCATATCTTGCTACTTGGTCATGCTTCGGGGGCAGGAGAAG TTAGGCATCCAGGACGAGGTCGAGGAGTTCCCCTTGAGGGAGGACAGGCCTGACCGGATCCTCCGCATCGGCGCCTCGTTACCCTCCGAGGAGAAGGAGGGTTTGAAGGCCCTGTTGTTGGAATACTCCCAGGTCTTCGCATGGACGGTTGAGAACATGTCCGGGATCCTAACTGACCTAGCCATCCACCGCCTCAACGTGGATCCCCGCTTCAAGCCGGTGAAACAGAAGAAGAGGAGTTTCGCCCCAGAGAGGAATGAGGTGATCAGGAAGGAGGTCGGCAAGCTGCTGGAATCCAAAATCATCCTGGAGGTATACTACCCGACCTGGTTAGCCAATCCTGTCCTGGTGAAGAAGGAGGACCAGTCCTAG
- the LOC113710419 gene encoding photosystem I reaction center subunit psaK, chloroplastic, which yields MASAVMTSLPQFNGLRPKTATFSPVRSLVAVQPMKSKGQGALGARCGYIGSPTNLIMVVSTTLMLFAGRFGLAPSANRKSTAGLKLEIRDSGLQTGDPAGFTLADTLACGSVGHIIGVGVVLGLKGIGAL from the exons ATGGCTTCTGCTGTAATGACTTCTCTTCCCCAATTCAATGGCCTTCGgcccaaaacagcaactttttCTCCCGTGCGAAGCCTG GTGGCTGTTCAGCCGATGAAAAGTAAAGGACAGGGAGCTTTAGGAGCTCGCTGTGGCTACATTGGCTCACCCACAAATTTG atTATGGTGGTTTCTACAACCTTGATGCTCTTTGCTGGTAGATTTGGTTTGGCTCCATCAGCAAACAGGAAGTCCACTGCAGGACTAAAGCTTGAGATAAGGGACTCAGGCCTACAAACTGGTGATCCTGCTGGTTTCACCCTTGCAGATACCTTGGCCTGTGGGTCTGTTGGTCACATTATTGGGGTTGGAGTTGTACTTGGCCTCAAGGGCATTGGCGCTCTCTAA